The following coding sequences are from one Phenylobacterium glaciei window:
- the ccmD gene encoding heme exporter protein CcmD produces the protein MLDLDPGPYAAFIWPAYGLTALAFVGMIAASLNHARRWRKKAEALTKDREA, from the coding sequence ATGCTTGACCTCGATCCCGGTCCCTATGCCGCCTTCATCTGGCCAGCCTATGGCCTGACCGCCCTGGCTTTCGTGGGCATGATCGCCGCCAGTCTGAACCACGCGCGGCGCTGGCGGAAGAAGGCCGAAGCCCTGACCAAGGACCGTGAGGCGTGA
- the ccmB gene encoding heme exporter protein CcmB: MSRAGALLAREVALAWGKGGGPLVSLGFYAGTATLLPLATGPEPARLAAIATGMAWVALALAALLSLERLFERDYEDGALDLIVLSPVPLEIICAIKCLGQWIATAAPLALAAPVAAIALGAKPQLAPLILVCALVGGLAFAFTGGIGAALSLGARRGGLLTAVIVLPLFVPPVIFGGAALDAFGNGLPWHAGLTLLCAYAAATVALGPLAMAAACRNALS; this comes from the coding sequence ATGAGCCGGGCCGGCGCCCTGCTGGCCCGCGAGGTGGCGCTCGCCTGGGGCAAGGGCGGCGGGCCACTGGTGTCGCTCGGCTTCTATGCCGGGACCGCGACCCTGCTGCCGCTCGCCACCGGGCCTGAGCCCGCGCGGCTGGCGGCCATCGCCACCGGCATGGCCTGGGTGGCCCTGGCGCTCGCGGCCCTGCTGTCGCTGGAGCGGCTGTTCGAGCGCGACTATGAGGACGGGGCCCTGGACCTGATCGTGCTGTCGCCCGTGCCGCTGGAGATCATCTGCGCCATCAAGTGCCTGGGGCAGTGGATCGCGACGGCTGCCCCCCTAGCGCTCGCCGCCCCGGTCGCCGCCATCGCCCTGGGGGCCAAGCCACAGCTCGCCCCCCTGATCCTGGTCTGCGCCCTGGTCGGAGGCCTGGCCTTCGCCTTCACCGGGGGGATCGGGGCGGCGCTGAGCCTGGGGGCCCGGCGCGGCGGCCTGCTGACCGCCGTGATCGTCCTGCCGCTGTTCGTGCCGCCGGTGATCTTCGGCGGCGCGGCGCTGGACGCCTTCGGCAATGGCCTGCCCTGGCACGCGGGCCTCACCCTGCTCTGCGCCTATGCCGCAGCCACGGTGGCGCTGGGCCCTCTGGCCATGGCCGCGGCCTGCCGCAACGCCCTGTCGTAG
- the acnA gene encoding aconitate hydratase AcnA, whose amino-acid sequence MASIDSLKTRRELTVGDKTYVYYSLPAAEEAGLSGVSRLPASMKVLLENLLRNEDGVSVGGDDLTALAAWLVNKGSVEHEISFRPARVLMQDFTGVPAVVDLAAMRDAMTALGANPEKINPLNPVDLVIDHSVMVDHFGTSKAFGENVEREYERNIERYRFLRWGSSAFNNFRVVPPGTGICHQVNLEYLAQTVWTLDEDGATTAYPDTVVGTDSHTTMINGLSVLGWGVGGIEAEAVMLGQPIPMLIPEVIGFRVTGAMPEGATATDLVLTVTQMLRKKGVVGKFVEFYGPGLAGLTLEDQATIANMAPEYGATCGFFPVTKATIDYLSATGRDAHRVALVEAYAKAQGLWFEPGDADPEFTDTLDLDLGSVLPSLAGPKRPQDRVLLSDAAAEFKLALGKEFGKADPESANARIPVQGEKFDVGNGDVVIAAITSCTNTSNPSVLIAAGLVAKKAIEKGLKVKPWVKTSLAPGSQVVTDYLKSAGLTKSLDALGFNLVGYGCTTCIGNSGPLPEAISDAVQKGDLVACSVLSGNRNFEGRVNPDVRANYLASPPLVVAYALAGSMNIDLATEPLGEGKDGKPVYLKDIWPTSEEIATLQRKHVTQKMFATRYSDVFKGDKNWQGIKVAGGQTYAWDMGSTYVQNPPYFRDMKMEPTPVTDIVEARVLSVFGDSITTDHISPAGSIKATSPAGVYLRERQVPTTEFNQYGARRGNHEIMMRGTFANIRIRNKITPDIEGGVTKHFPSGDVMAIYDAAMRYQGEGRPLVVFAGKEYGTGSSRDWAAKGTKLLGVRAVIAESFERIHRSNLVGMGVLPLQFLQEGWQKLNLTGEEIVTIRGLTELSPRRQLTIEMYRPSDGRIARFPVRCRIDTPTELEYFKNGGVLNYVLRNLARTAA is encoded by the coding sequence ATGGCGTCGATCGACAGCCTGAAGACCCGCCGCGAACTGACGGTGGGCGACAAGACCTACGTCTACTACAGCCTTCCCGCCGCCGAGGAAGCCGGACTTTCGGGCGTTTCGCGCCTGCCGGCCTCCATGAAGGTGCTGCTGGAAAACCTGCTCCGCAACGAAGACGGCGTCTCCGTCGGCGGCGACGACCTAACCGCCCTGGCCGCCTGGCTGGTGAACAAGGGCTCCGTCGAGCACGAGATCAGCTTCCGTCCGGCCCGGGTCCTGATGCAGGACTTCACCGGCGTTCCCGCCGTCGTCGACCTGGCCGCCATGCGCGACGCCATGACGGCGCTGGGCGCCAACCCCGAGAAGATCAACCCGCTGAACCCCGTCGACCTGGTGATCGACCACTCGGTCATGGTCGACCACTTCGGCACCTCCAAGGCCTTCGGCGAGAACGTCGAGCGCGAGTATGAGCGCAACATCGAGCGCTATCGCTTCCTGCGCTGGGGCTCCTCGGCCTTCAACAACTTCCGCGTCGTGCCGCCCGGCACCGGGATCTGCCACCAGGTGAACCTGGAATACCTGGCCCAGACCGTCTGGACCCTGGACGAGGACGGCGCCACCACCGCCTATCCCGACACGGTCGTCGGCACCGACAGCCACACCACCATGATCAACGGCCTGTCGGTCCTGGGCTGGGGCGTCGGCGGCATCGAGGCCGAGGCCGTGATGCTGGGCCAGCCGATCCCGATGCTGATCCCGGAAGTCATCGGCTTCCGCGTCACCGGCGCCATGCCGGAAGGCGCGACCGCCACCGACCTGGTGCTCACCGTCACCCAGATGCTGCGCAAGAAGGGCGTGGTGGGCAAGTTCGTGGAGTTCTACGGCCCGGGCCTCGCCGGCCTGACCCTGGAAGACCAGGCCACCATCGCCAACATGGCTCCGGAATACGGCGCCACCTGCGGCTTCTTCCCGGTGACCAAGGCCACCATCGACTACCTCTCGGCCACCGGCCGTGACGCTCACCGGGTCGCCCTGGTGGAAGCCTATGCGAAGGCGCAAGGGTTGTGGTTCGAGCCCGGCGACGCCGATCCCGAATTCACCGACACCCTCGACCTGGACCTCGGTTCGGTCCTGCCGTCCCTGGCCGGCCCCAAGCGTCCCCAGGACCGCGTCCTGCTCTCCGACGCCGCCGCCGAGTTCAAGCTCGCGCTCGGCAAGGAGTTCGGCAAGGCCGATCCGGAGAGCGCCAATGCGCGTATCCCGGTCCAGGGTGAGAAGTTCGACGTCGGCAACGGCGACGTGGTCATCGCGGCCATCACCTCCTGCACCAACACCTCCAACCCCTCGGTGCTGATCGCCGCGGGCCTGGTGGCCAAGAAGGCCATCGAAAAGGGCCTGAAGGTGAAGCCCTGGGTGAAGACCTCGCTGGCCCCCGGCTCCCAGGTGGTCACCGACTATCTGAAGAGCGCGGGCCTGACCAAGAGCCTCGACGCGCTCGGCTTCAACCTGGTGGGCTACGGCTGCACCACCTGCATCGGCAACTCCGGCCCGCTGCCGGAAGCCATCTCCGACGCGGTGCAAAAGGGTGACCTGGTCGCCTGCTCGGTGCTTTCGGGCAACCGCAACTTCGAAGGCCGGGTGAACCCCGACGTTCGCGCTAACTACCTGGCCTCGCCGCCGCTGGTGGTGGCCTATGCCCTGGCCGGCTCCATGAACATCGACCTGGCCACCGAGCCGCTGGGCGAAGGCAAGGACGGCAAGCCGGTCTACCTGAAGGACATCTGGCCGACCTCGGAAGAGATCGCGACGCTCCAGCGCAAGCACGTCACCCAGAAGATGTTCGCCACCCGCTATTCGGACGTCTTCAAGGGCGACAAGAACTGGCAGGGCATCAAGGTGGCCGGCGGCCAGACCTACGCCTGGGACATGGGCTCCACCTATGTGCAGAACCCGCCCTACTTCCGCGACATGAAGATGGAGCCGACCCCGGTCACCGACATCGTCGAGGCCCGGGTTCTGTCGGTGTTCGGCGACTCGATCACCACCGACCACATCTCGCCCGCCGGCTCCATCAAGGCGACCTCGCCGGCTGGCGTCTATCTGCGTGAACGCCAGGTTCCGACCACGGAATTCAACCAGTACGGCGCGCGCCGTGGCAACCACGAGATCATGATGCGCGGCACCTTCGCCAACATCCGGATCCGCAACAAGATCACCCCGGACATCGAAGGCGGGGTCACCAAGCACTTCCCCTCCGGCGACGTCATGGCGATCTATGACGCCGCTATGCGCTACCAGGGCGAAGGCCGTCCGCTGGTGGTGTTCGCCGGCAAGGAATACGGCACCGGCTCGTCCCGCGACTGGGCGGCCAAGGGCACCAAGCTCCTGGGCGTCCGCGCGGTGATCGCCGAGAGCTTCGAGCGCATCCACCGCTCGAACCTGGTGGGCATGGGCGTCCTGCCCCTGCAGTTCCTGCAGGAAGGCTGGCAGAAGCTGAACCTGACGGGCGAAGAGATCGTCACCATCCGTGGCCTGACCGAGCTTTCGCCGCGCCGTCAGCTGACCATCGAGATGTACCGTCCGTCGGACGGCCGCATCGCGCGCTTCCCGGTCCGCTGCCGGATCGATACGCCCACCGAGCTTGAGTACTTCAAGAACGGTGGCGTGCTGAACTACGTGCTGCGCAACCTCGCCCGCACGGCGGCCTAA
- a CDS encoding DsbE family thiol:disulfide interchange protein: MSRWLAALPLIALVALALLFGLFALKHDPHVQPQALVGKPTPDLILPSLDDGRPLRLRQVAKGPVLINIFASWCAPCEIEQPVLVAMKKQGIPLVGVAYKDAPDNTKAFLARLGDPYRARLVDRDGRAGIELGVTGVPETYLVGADGMILAKHTGPLTQQDARDLWARAF; this comes from the coding sequence GTGAGCCGTTGGCTGGCGGCCCTGCCGCTGATCGCCCTGGTGGCCCTGGCCCTGCTGTTTGGCCTGTTCGCCCTGAAGCACGACCCCCACGTCCAGCCCCAGGCCCTGGTGGGCAAGCCGACCCCCGATCTTATCCTGCCCAGCCTCGACGACGGCCGACCGCTGCGGCTGCGCCAGGTCGCCAAGGGCCCGGTGCTGATCAACATCTTCGCCTCCTGGTGCGCCCCCTGCGAGATCGAGCAGCCGGTGCTGGTGGCCATGAAGAAGCAGGGAATTCCCCTGGTGGGCGTCGCCTACAAGGACGCGCCCGACAACACCAAGGCCTTCCTGGCCCGGCTCGGCGATCCTTACCGGGCGCGGCTGGTGGACCGCGACGGACGAGCGGGGATCGAGCTCGGCGTCACCGGGGTTCCAGAGACATACCTCGTGGGCGCCGACGGCATGATCCTGGCCAAGCACACCGGGCCGCTGACGCAGCAGGACGCCCGGGATCTGTGGGCCAGAGCCTTTTAG
- a CDS encoding inner membrane-spanning protein YciB: protein MTLSPGAKKFITGFVDYGWPVGFVIAYFITHDTVQATWGMVAGAALALIIGYVVEKRIAPMPLVAGLIAVLFGCLTLFFHDDRFIKIKPTVTSVAFGLFLIGGLVLRKNPLKILLGKAFQMPDEGWRKLTWRYGIFFLCVAALNEFIWRTQPDEVWVLFRFPGLSIIHVLFGFSQVPLMMKYAKLDEIPPVPPVE, encoded by the coding sequence ATGACCCTGTCGCCTGGCGCCAAGAAGTTCATCACCGGCTTCGTCGACTACGGCTGGCCGGTGGGCTTCGTCATCGCCTACTTCATCACCCACGACACGGTCCAGGCGACCTGGGGCATGGTGGCCGGCGCGGCGCTCGCCCTCATCATCGGCTATGTGGTGGAGAAGCGCATCGCCCCCATGCCCCTGGTGGCCGGCCTCATCGCCGTGCTGTTCGGCTGCCTGACCCTGTTCTTCCACGATGACCGTTTCATCAAGATCAAGCCGACCGTGACCTCGGTGGCCTTCGGCCTGTTCCTGATCGGCGGCCTGGTGCTGCGCAAGAATCCGCTGAAGATCCTGTTGGGCAAGGCCTTCCAGATGCCCGACGAGGGCTGGCGCAAGCTGACCTGGCGCTACGGGATCTTCTTCCTGTGCGTGGCGGCTCTCAACGAGTTCATCTGGCGGACACAGCCGGACGAGGTCTGGGTGCTGTTCCGCTTCCCGGGCCTCTCTATCATCCACGTCCTGTTCGGCTTCTCGCAGGTGCCGCTGATGATGAAGTACGCCAAGCTCGACGAAATTCCTCCGGTGCCGCCGGTCGAATAG
- a CDS encoding MarR family winged helix-turn-helix transcriptional regulator: MAKSKSGAKSGGLPALDKSPSHLLHRALQLSLDIYADAFEAGGPTQRQYAVLAAVEAHEGLTQTDLVRITGIDRSTLADMAARMITKGLLERQRSASDARANAVSLTVAGRELLEEAKPKMAAADAKLLKLLSSNKREGLVNVLRDLIAAGEAAAAPPVEKAPKKPKAEKPAKVKKPKAEKAPKAEKAEKAPKAEKPKKEKKAKKAA; the protein is encoded by the coding sequence ATGGCGAAATCGAAGTCAGGCGCGAAATCCGGCGGGCTTCCGGCCCTGGACAAGTCCCCAAGCCACCTGCTGCACCGCGCGTTGCAGCTGTCCCTGGACATCTATGCCGACGCCTTCGAGGCCGGCGGCCCGACCCAGCGCCAGTACGCGGTGCTGGCGGCGGTGGAGGCCCATGAGGGCCTGACCCAGACCGACCTGGTCCGCATTACCGGCATCGACCGCTCGACCCTGGCCGACATGGCCGCCCGCATGATCACCAAGGGCCTGCTGGAGCGCCAGCGCTCCGCTTCCGACGCCCGGGCCAACGCCGTCAGTCTGACCGTCGCGGGCCGTGAGTTGCTGGAAGAAGCCAAGCCGAAGATGGCGGCGGCCGACGCCAAGCTGCTGAAGCTGCTCTCCTCCAACAAGCGCGAAGGCCTGGTCAATGTCCTGCGCGACCTGATCGCCGCCGGCGAAGCCGCCGCCGCGCCGCCGGTGGAGAAGGCGCCGAAGAAGCCCAAGGCCGAGAAGCCGGCCAAGGTGAAGAAGCCGAAGGCCGAAAAGGCTCCCAAGGCTGAGAAGGCGGAAAAGGCTCCGAAGGCCGAGAAGCCCAAAAAAGAGAAGAAGGCCAAGAAGGCGGCCTGA
- the ccmA gene encoding heme ABC exporter ATP-binding protein CcmA produces MISRLNLKNLSVRRGGRLLFEGLNLALAAGEAAALTGRNGAGKTSLLRTISGLVQTEAGAITFGDLDPSTARAEGLHLIGHLDGLKPTRTAREELEFWSQWTGGTRASSAKAVATLELSTLMDLEVRRLSAGQRRRLALARLIAAPRPLWLLDEPLSPLDAVWRERFGQVMAGHLATGGLIVAAVHDPLPVPHKTLEIGA; encoded by the coding sequence GTGATCTCACGTCTGAACCTCAAAAACCTGTCGGTCCGGCGGGGCGGGCGCCTGCTTTTTGAAGGCCTGAACCTGGCGCTCGCCGCCGGCGAGGCCGCCGCGCTCACCGGCCGCAACGGGGCCGGCAAGACCAGCCTGCTGCGCACCATCTCAGGCCTCGTCCAGACCGAGGCCGGCGCCATCACCTTCGGCGACCTGGATCCAAGCACGGCAAGGGCTGAGGGCCTGCACCTGATCGGTCATCTGGACGGCCTCAAGCCGACCCGAACCGCCCGCGAGGAACTCGAATTCTGGTCCCAATGGACCGGCGGAACCCGCGCCTCGAGCGCCAAGGCTGTCGCCACCCTGGAGCTTTCCACCCTGATGGACCTAGAGGTCCGGCGGCTGTCGGCGGGGCAGAGGCGCCGTCTGGCGCTCGCGCGGCTGATCGCCGCTCCCCGGCCTCTGTGGCTGCTGGACGAACCGCTGAGCCCGCTGGACGCGGTCTGGCGGGAGCGATTCGGTCAAGTGATGGCTGGCCACCTGGCCACCGGCGGCCTGATCGTGGCCGCCGTCCACGACCCCCTGCCCGTGCCCCACAAGACCCTGGAGATCGGCGCATGA
- the ccmC gene encoding heme ABC transporter permease CcmC, with amino-acid sequence MFPAPAFLSNPERFMAFSRWAAPMFGVIAAVLALAGLWLGFTAPEDYQQGDTVRIMFIHVPAAWMSMFVYACLGGASFLALVFRHALADAAAQAAAPLGAAFTVLALATGSLWGRPMWGTWWVWDARLTSVLVLLLFYLAYMALRASLDDEAKSARAGAILALVGVVNLPIVHWSVNWWNTLHQGASVFRKGGPTMTVDYLYPLLLLSLAYMAAFGSLWLVRIRGEVWRRRAEAAALRAARG; translated from the coding sequence ATGTTCCCGGCGCCCGCCTTCCTGTCGAATCCCGAGCGCTTCATGGCGTTCTCGCGCTGGGCCGCGCCGATGTTCGGCGTGATCGCCGCCGTCCTGGCCCTGGCCGGGCTGTGGCTGGGCTTCACCGCCCCGGAGGACTACCAGCAGGGCGACACCGTGCGGATCATGTTCATCCACGTGCCCGCCGCCTGGATGAGCATGTTTGTCTATGCCTGCCTGGGGGGCGCGAGCTTCCTGGCCCTGGTGTTCCGCCACGCCCTGGCCGACGCCGCCGCCCAGGCCGCCGCGCCGCTGGGGGCGGCCTTCACGGTTCTGGCGCTGGCCACCGGTTCGCTGTGGGGCCGGCCGATGTGGGGGACCTGGTGGGTCTGGGACGCGCGCCTGACCTCGGTCCTGGTCCTGCTGCTGTTCTATCTGGCCTATATGGCCCTGCGCGCCTCCCTGGACGACGAGGCCAAGTCGGCCCGCGCAGGCGCCATCCTGGCGCTAGTCGGCGTCGTCAATCTGCCCATCGTCCACTGGTCGGTGAACTGGTGGAACACCCTGCACCAGGGCGCCTCGGTGTTCCGCAAGGGCGGACCGACCATGACCGTCGACTATCTGTATCCCCTGCTGCTGCTGAGCCTGGCCTATATGGCCGCCTTCGGGTCCCTGTGGCTGGTGCGCATCCGTGGCGAGGTCTGGCGCCGCCGCGCCGAGGCCGCCGCCCTGCGCGCGGCAAGGGGCTGA
- a CDS encoding Spy/CpxP family protein refolding chaperone, whose product MKFTTPLLLSGAILTLGLGGAAIAQPASAPMAGVQDAGPRHDRGDRPRRDPAEMAAKHAQHLRDTLQLTSAQEPALNAFLQSMTPPAGMRERMRENRDERANLTTPERLDRMKAHMADRQVAFARRADATMRFYSQLSPTQKKAFDALGPMGGGNGHGDRGHGGGRFGGDRG is encoded by the coding sequence ATGAAATTCACCACCCCGTTGCTGCTGAGCGGCGCGATCCTGACCCTTGGCCTCGGCGGCGCGGCGATCGCTCAGCCGGCCTCGGCCCCCATGGCCGGCGTCCAGGACGCCGGACCGCGCCACGACCGCGGTGACCGCCCGCGCCGCGATCCGGCCGAGATGGCCGCCAAGCACGCCCAGCACCTGCGCGACACCCTGCAGCTGACCTCGGCCCAGGAGCCGGCGCTGAACGCCTTCCTGCAGTCCATGACCCCGCCAGCCGGGATGCGCGAAAGGATGCGGGAGAACCGTGACGAGCGCGCCAACCTGACCACCCCGGAACGGCTGGACCGCATGAAGGCCCACATGGCCGACCGCCAGGTCGCCTTCGCGCGCCGGGCCGACGCCACGATGCGCTTCTACAGCCAACTCTCGCCCACCCAGAAGAAGGCCTTCGACGCGCTGGGCCCCATGGGCGGCGGCAACGGTCATGGCGATCGTGGTCACGGCGGTGGCCGGTTCGGCGGCGATCGCGGCTAA
- a CDS encoding trimeric intracellular cation channel family protein, with product MDALTATLTWLDYAAVAVFGATGALAAARRKHDIVTFGFFAAVTGVGGGTLRDLLIGAPVFWVQKPAYILACLAAAMAVWVFGSGKGRMRVLLWLDALGLAAYCVVGAAKAASLGAPPFSAVVMGTLTACFGGVIRDVLAHEPSILLKREVYVTAALVGAGVFVILQMFEVAGFPAGLAGFAAALAIRSGAILKGWALPGFPGRGTPED from the coding sequence ATGGACGCGCTCACCGCCACCCTGACCTGGCTGGACTATGCCGCCGTGGCCGTGTTCGGCGCCACCGGGGCGCTGGCGGCTGCACGGCGCAAGCACGACATCGTCACCTTCGGCTTCTTCGCCGCGGTCACCGGGGTGGGGGGCGGCACGTTGCGCGACCTGCTGATCGGGGCGCCCGTGTTCTGGGTGCAGAAGCCGGCCTATATCCTGGCCTGCCTGGCCGCGGCCATGGCGGTCTGGGTGTTCGGGTCGGGCAAGGGTCGGATGCGGGTGCTGCTCTGGCTCGACGCCCTGGGTCTGGCCGCCTACTGCGTGGTGGGCGCGGCCAAGGCGGCCTCGCTCGGCGCGCCGCCGTTCTCCGCCGTCGTGATGGGGACGCTGACGGCCTGTTTCGGCGGGGTGATCCGCGACGTGCTGGCCCACGAGCCCTCGATCCTGCTGAAGCGCGAAGTCTACGTCACCGCCGCCCTGGTGGGAGCCGGTGTCTTCGTGATCCTGCAGATGTTCGAGGTTGCGGGGTTCCCGGCGGGGTTGGCGGGTTTCGCCGCAGCCCTCGCCATCCGCAGCGGCGCCATCCTAAAGGGCTGGGCCCTGCCCGGTTTCCCGGGCCGCGGCACGCCCGAAGACTAG
- the ftsY gene encoding signal recognition particle-docking protein FtsY, producing the protein MTEPKKGWLQRLAGGLTRSSKALTEQVTATFTKAPLDQAKLDELEEMLIEADLGPHSAARITQRFSDAKFGKSVDEMEIKEALAEAIGDELSSRQGAFDPLSGPRPYVVLFIGVNGSGKTTTLGKIAADLTGKGAKVLVVAGDTFRAAAVEQLKVWAERAGADFMSRPPNSDAAGLAFDAIAAAKEKGHDVVLIDTAGRLQNKQGLMDELLKVIRVVKKIDPDAPHETLLVLDATVGRNALAQENIFGNQIGVTGIVMTKLDGTARGGVLVPVAQASDSPIKLIGVGEGIEDLQPFNARAFARSLVGLEDA; encoded by the coding sequence ATGACTGAACCCAAGAAGGGCTGGCTCCAGCGCCTCGCCGGCGGCCTCACCCGGTCGTCCAAGGCGCTGACCGAACAGGTGACGGCGACCTTCACCAAGGCGCCCCTGGACCAGGCCAAGCTCGACGAGCTGGAAGAGATGCTGATCGAGGCCGATCTCGGCCCGCATTCGGCCGCCCGCATCACCCAGCGCTTCTCCGACGCCAAGTTCGGCAAGAGCGTTGACGAGATGGAGATCAAGGAAGCCCTCGCCGAGGCCATCGGCGATGAGCTTTCCAGCCGCCAGGGCGCCTTCGACCCGCTGTCAGGCCCCAGGCCCTATGTGGTGCTGTTCATCGGGGTCAACGGTTCGGGCAAGACCACGACCCTGGGCAAGATCGCGGCGGATTTGACCGGCAAGGGCGCCAAGGTGCTGGTGGTGGCCGGCGACACCTTCCGCGCCGCCGCCGTCGAGCAGCTCAAGGTCTGGGCCGAGCGCGCCGGGGCCGACTTCATGTCCCGTCCGCCCAATTCCGACGCCGCGGGCCTGGCCTTCGACGCCATCGCCGCAGCCAAGGAGAAGGGCCACGACGTGGTCCTCATCGACACCGCCGGCCGGCTACAGAACAAGCAGGGCCTGATGGACGAGCTGCTCAAGGTCATCCGGGTGGTGAAGAAGATCGATCCGGACGCCCCGCACGAGACCCTGCTGGTGCTCGACGCCACGGTGGGCCGCAATGCGCTGGCCCAGGAAAACATCTTCGGCAACCAGATCGGCGTCACCGGCATCGTCATGACCAAGCTGGACGGCACCGCCCGCGGCGGCGTCCTGGTGCCGGTGGCCCAGGCGTCGGACAGCCCCATCAAGCTTATTGGCGTGGGGGAGGGGATCGAGGATCTTCAGCCCTTCAACGCCCGGGCCTTCGCCCGTTCCCTCGTCGGTCTGGAGGACGCATGA